One window of the Esox lucius isolate fEsoLuc1 chromosome 8, fEsoLuc1.pri, whole genome shotgun sequence genome contains the following:
- the ube3a gene encoding ubiquitin-protein ligase E3A isoform X2, with amino-acid sequence MGDHERKMTDKDDLLPPREDFREVHYLTEDKVYEILSICEGKRDYSPLIRVIGRIFSSADGLVQSFRKDQGQHKPHTKEQRKAHQGKDEDKDEDEKERSTAMDQESEESEASASSRGAAAAESRLGPVEVSVDVEAVRRVYARLLSNETIEAAFLNALVYLTPHVELDLTYLDVYDTNPDYLNIFVIVMENSNLHSPEYLEMAMPLFCKCMSKLPLPALAKLTRLWSQYSIEQIRRMMETFQQLITFTVISNEYDSEHLVNDDDCVVAAAKCLKLVFYANVLGGDLDTDHNEDEEEEPASESSELTLQELLGEERRNKKGPRIDPLEKELGIRTLDCRQPLIPFEEFVNEPLNDVLEMDKDFTFFKVDSESKFSFQTCPFILNACTKSLGLYYDNRISMYSERRITALYSLVQGQQLNPYLRLKVRRDHIIDDALVRLEMIAMENPADLRKQLFVEFEGEQGVDEGGVSKEFFQLVLEEMFNPDIGMFTYDESTKLFWFNPSSLENEAQFTLIGIVLGLAIYNNCILDVHFPMVVYRKLMGKKGTYLDLADSHPVLYQSLKELLEYEGNVEEDMMITFQISQTDLFGDPITYDLKEHGDKIPVTMENRKEFVSLYAEYILNKSVERQFKAFRRGFQMVTNESPLKCLFRPEEVELLICGSRNLDFYALEETTEYDGGYHKDCRIIKDFWETVHSFSDEDKRLFLQFTTGTDRAPVGGLGKLKMIIAKNGPDTDRLPTSHTCFNALLLPEYDTKEKLKERLLKAITYAKGFGML; translated from the exons ATGGGCGATCACGAAAGGAAGATGACGGACAAGGACGATCTGTTGCCGCCTAGGGAGGACTTCAGAG AGGTCCATTACCTGACAGAAGACAAGGTGTATGAGATACTGAGTATCTGTGAGGGGAAAAGGGACTACTCTCCTCTCATCCGAGTCATCGGGAGGATCTTCTCCAGCGCAGACGGCCTCGTTCAGAGTTTCAGGAAAGACCAGGGACAGCACAAGCCCCACACCAAGGAGCAGCGGAAGGCCCACCAGGGTAAGGACGAGGACAAGGACGAGGACGAGAAGGAGCGTAGCACCGCCATGGACCAGGAGTCGGAGGAGTCCGAAGCGTCGGCATCCTCCCGGGGTGCGGCGGCCGCGGAGAGCCGACTGGGTCCCGTGGAGGTCTCGGTGGACGTGGAGGCGGTGAGGAGAGTCTACGCTCGACTGTTGTCCAACGAGACCATCGAGGCGGCGTTCCTGAACGCCCTGGTCTACCTGACGCCACACGTGGAACTGGACCTGACCTATCTGGATGTGTACGACACCAACCCGGACTACCTGAACATCTTCGTCATCGTGATGGAGAACAGCAACCTCCACAGCCCGGAGTACCTGGAGATGGCCATGCCGTTGTTCTGTAAGTGCATGAGTAAACTCCCTCTGCCTGCGCTGGCCAAGCTGACCCGCCTGTGGTCCCAGTACAGCATAGAGCAGATCAGGCGCATGATGGAGACCTTCCAACAGCTGATCACCTTCACG GTGATCAGCAACGAGTATGACAGCGAACACCTGGTGAATGATGACGACTGTGTGGTGGCTGCAGCAAAGTGTCTTAAG cTGGTGTTCTATGCCAACGTGCTGGGAGGTGACCTGGATACAGACCACAATGAGGACGAAGAGGAGGAGCCTGCGTCAGAGTCCAGCGAGCTGACCCTGCAGGAGTTACTGGGCGAGGAGAGGAGGAACAAGAAGGGGCCCCGGATTGACCCTTTGGAGAAG GAGCTGGGCATCAGGACCCTAGACTGCAGACAACCTCTCATCCCCTTCGAGGAGTTTGTCAACGAGCCGCTAAACGATGTCCTGGAGATGGACAAGGACTTCACCTTCTTCAAGGTGGACTCGGAGAGTAAGTTCTCCTTCCAGACCTGCCCCTTCATCCTGAACGCCTGTACGAAGAGCCTGGGCCTGTACTACGACAACCGCATCAGCATGTACAGCGAGCGGCGCATCACTGCCCTCTACAGCCTGGTCCAGGGACAGCAGCTGAACCCGTACCTCCGGCTCAAAGTACGACGAGACCACATCATTGACGACGCCCTCGTCAGG CTGGAGATGATTGCCATGGAGAACCCGGCGGACCTGAGGAAGCAGCTGTTCGTGGAGTTTGAAGGGGAGCAGGGCGTGGATGAGGGAGGCGTGTCCAAGGAGTTCTTTCAGCTAGTCCTGGAGGAGATGTTCAACCCTGATATCG GCATGTTTACATATGACGAGTCCACCAAGCTGTTCTGGTTCAACCCATCCTCCTTGGAGAACGAGGCCCAGTTCACCCTGATCGGCATAGTCCTGGGCCTGGCCATCTACAACAACTGTATCCTGGACGTCCACTTTCCCATGGTGGTTTACCGGAAGctaatgggaaagaaagggacCTACCTGGATCTGGCGGACTCTCATCCG GTTCTGTACCAGAGTCTGAAGGAGCTCCTGGAGTATGAGGGCAATGTGGAGGAGGACATGATGATCACCTTCCAGATCTCCCAGACGGACCTGTTCGGAGACCCAATCACCTATGACCTGAAGGAACACGGGGACAAAATACCTGTTACCATGGAAAATAGGAAG GagtttgtgtctctgtatgcTGAGTACATTCTAAACAAGAGTGTTGAGCGCCAGTTTAAAGCCTTTCGAAGGGGCTTTCAGATGGTCACAAACGAGTCACCGCTCAAGTGTTTATTTCGACCTGAGGAAGTGGAGCTACTTATCTGTGGGAGCAGG AATTTAGACTTTTACGCCCTCGAGGAAACGACGGAGTATGACGGAGGATACCACAAGGATTGTCGGATTATCAA AGACTTCTGGGAGACGGTTCACTCTTTTAGTGATGAGGATAAAAGGCTGTTTCTCCAGTTCACCACGGGGACTGACAGGGCGCCAGTAGGAGGGCTGGGCAAGCTCAAGATGATCATAGCCAAGAACGGACCCGACACCGACAG GTTGCCCACCTCGCACACTTGTTTTAACGCCTTGCTGCTCCCCGAATACGATACAAAGGAGAAACTGAAGGAGAGACTTCTCAAAGCTATCACTTATGCCAAAGGATTTGGAATGCTGTGA
- the ube3a gene encoding ubiquitin-protein ligase E3A isoform X1, whose product MKRAAAKHLIERYFRQLTEGCGNGACTNEFCASCLGFQPMDNNAAAVRALELYKINAKLCDPHPSKKGISAAFPDNHSAKDTHAALMGDHERKMTDKDDLLPPREDFREVHYLTEDKVYEILSICEGKRDYSPLIRVIGRIFSSADGLVQSFRKDQGQHKPHTKEQRKAHQGKDEDKDEDEKERSTAMDQESEESEASASSRGAAAAESRLGPVEVSVDVEAVRRVYARLLSNETIEAAFLNALVYLTPHVELDLTYLDVYDTNPDYLNIFVIVMENSNLHSPEYLEMAMPLFCKCMSKLPLPALAKLTRLWSQYSIEQIRRMMETFQQLITFTVISNEYDSEHLVNDDDCVVAAAKCLKLVFYANVLGGDLDTDHNEDEEEEPASESSELTLQELLGEERRNKKGPRIDPLEKELGIRTLDCRQPLIPFEEFVNEPLNDVLEMDKDFTFFKVDSESKFSFQTCPFILNACTKSLGLYYDNRISMYSERRITALYSLVQGQQLNPYLRLKVRRDHIIDDALVRLEMIAMENPADLRKQLFVEFEGEQGVDEGGVSKEFFQLVLEEMFNPDIGMFTYDESTKLFWFNPSSLENEAQFTLIGIVLGLAIYNNCILDVHFPMVVYRKLMGKKGTYLDLADSHPVLYQSLKELLEYEGNVEEDMMITFQISQTDLFGDPITYDLKEHGDKIPVTMENRKEFVSLYAEYILNKSVERQFKAFRRGFQMVTNESPLKCLFRPEEVELLICGSRNLDFYALEETTEYDGGYHKDCRIIKDFWETVHSFSDEDKRLFLQFTTGTDRAPVGGLGKLKMIIAKNGPDTDRLPTSHTCFNALLLPEYDTKEKLKERLLKAITYAKGFGML is encoded by the exons GAAGAGAGCGGCTGCAAAGCATCTAATTGAGCGCTACTTCCGCCAGTTAACCGAGGGCTGTGGAAATGGGGCCTGCACGAATGAGTTTTGCGCGTCGTGTCTTGGTTTTCAACCGATGGATAACAACGCAGCGGCCGTCAGGGCCCTGGAGCTCTATAAGATTAACGCCAAACTCTGTGATCCTCACCCCTCCAAGAAAGGGATCTCTGCTGCCTTCCCAGACAACCACAGTGCCAAAGACACCCACGCTGCCTTAATGGGCGATCACGAAAGGAAGATGACGGACAAGGACGATCTGTTGCCGCCTAGGGAGGACTTCAGAG AGGTCCATTACCTGACAGAAGACAAGGTGTATGAGATACTGAGTATCTGTGAGGGGAAAAGGGACTACTCTCCTCTCATCCGAGTCATCGGGAGGATCTTCTCCAGCGCAGACGGCCTCGTTCAGAGTTTCAGGAAAGACCAGGGACAGCACAAGCCCCACACCAAGGAGCAGCGGAAGGCCCACCAGGGTAAGGACGAGGACAAGGACGAGGACGAGAAGGAGCGTAGCACCGCCATGGACCAGGAGTCGGAGGAGTCCGAAGCGTCGGCATCCTCCCGGGGTGCGGCGGCCGCGGAGAGCCGACTGGGTCCCGTGGAGGTCTCGGTGGACGTGGAGGCGGTGAGGAGAGTCTACGCTCGACTGTTGTCCAACGAGACCATCGAGGCGGCGTTCCTGAACGCCCTGGTCTACCTGACGCCACACGTGGAACTGGACCTGACCTATCTGGATGTGTACGACACCAACCCGGACTACCTGAACATCTTCGTCATCGTGATGGAGAACAGCAACCTCCACAGCCCGGAGTACCTGGAGATGGCCATGCCGTTGTTCTGTAAGTGCATGAGTAAACTCCCTCTGCCTGCGCTGGCCAAGCTGACCCGCCTGTGGTCCCAGTACAGCATAGAGCAGATCAGGCGCATGATGGAGACCTTCCAACAGCTGATCACCTTCACG GTGATCAGCAACGAGTATGACAGCGAACACCTGGTGAATGATGACGACTGTGTGGTGGCTGCAGCAAAGTGTCTTAAG cTGGTGTTCTATGCCAACGTGCTGGGAGGTGACCTGGATACAGACCACAATGAGGACGAAGAGGAGGAGCCTGCGTCAGAGTCCAGCGAGCTGACCCTGCAGGAGTTACTGGGCGAGGAGAGGAGGAACAAGAAGGGGCCCCGGATTGACCCTTTGGAGAAG GAGCTGGGCATCAGGACCCTAGACTGCAGACAACCTCTCATCCCCTTCGAGGAGTTTGTCAACGAGCCGCTAAACGATGTCCTGGAGATGGACAAGGACTTCACCTTCTTCAAGGTGGACTCGGAGAGTAAGTTCTCCTTCCAGACCTGCCCCTTCATCCTGAACGCCTGTACGAAGAGCCTGGGCCTGTACTACGACAACCGCATCAGCATGTACAGCGAGCGGCGCATCACTGCCCTCTACAGCCTGGTCCAGGGACAGCAGCTGAACCCGTACCTCCGGCTCAAAGTACGACGAGACCACATCATTGACGACGCCCTCGTCAGG CTGGAGATGATTGCCATGGAGAACCCGGCGGACCTGAGGAAGCAGCTGTTCGTGGAGTTTGAAGGGGAGCAGGGCGTGGATGAGGGAGGCGTGTCCAAGGAGTTCTTTCAGCTAGTCCTGGAGGAGATGTTCAACCCTGATATCG GCATGTTTACATATGACGAGTCCACCAAGCTGTTCTGGTTCAACCCATCCTCCTTGGAGAACGAGGCCCAGTTCACCCTGATCGGCATAGTCCTGGGCCTGGCCATCTACAACAACTGTATCCTGGACGTCCACTTTCCCATGGTGGTTTACCGGAAGctaatgggaaagaaagggacCTACCTGGATCTGGCGGACTCTCATCCG GTTCTGTACCAGAGTCTGAAGGAGCTCCTGGAGTATGAGGGCAATGTGGAGGAGGACATGATGATCACCTTCCAGATCTCCCAGACGGACCTGTTCGGAGACCCAATCACCTATGACCTGAAGGAACACGGGGACAAAATACCTGTTACCATGGAAAATAGGAAG GagtttgtgtctctgtatgcTGAGTACATTCTAAACAAGAGTGTTGAGCGCCAGTTTAAAGCCTTTCGAAGGGGCTTTCAGATGGTCACAAACGAGTCACCGCTCAAGTGTTTATTTCGACCTGAGGAAGTGGAGCTACTTATCTGTGGGAGCAGG AATTTAGACTTTTACGCCCTCGAGGAAACGACGGAGTATGACGGAGGATACCACAAGGATTGTCGGATTATCAA AGACTTCTGGGAGACGGTTCACTCTTTTAGTGATGAGGATAAAAGGCTGTTTCTCCAGTTCACCACGGGGACTGACAGGGCGCCAGTAGGAGGGCTGGGCAAGCTCAAGATGATCATAGCCAAGAACGGACCCGACACCGACAG GTTGCCCACCTCGCACACTTGTTTTAACGCCTTGCTGCTCCCCGAATACGATACAAAGGAGAAACTGAAGGAGAGACTTCTCAAAGCTATCACTTATGCCAAAGGATTTGGAATGCTGTGA
- the LOC105011336 gene encoding cyclic nucleotide-gated channel cone photoreceptor subunit alpha isoform X2: MAKICTEQSYPATARQRPSLRTPDDDLVSLENGTSRAFSKCEDTSSGMLGAVSALTSRHTESPRDSLTGSGVLARTHRQVERPDSFLERLRGPELKEASSRESTAPSLRYPDRVRKKNQVSQWPLAMYNMNNCNNTDDKKDDKDEIKKDEKKEEDKKEEEKKDEKKDGDKKDDEKKDEKKEEKKEEKKEEKKEEKKDEKKKEEPPKEIWIMDPSADKYYRWLTVIAAPCFYNLLLIITRACFNELQDTFTTLWIILDYSSDIIYLTDTFVRSRTGYLEQGLLVKDAKKLRDKYRSTSQFKWDMISILPTDLLFLKVGFNNPELRLNRLARMNRLFEFFDRTETRTSFPNVFRISNLVLYILIIIHWNACIFFALSKVIGFGSDTWVYPNISHPEHGRLSRKYIYCLYWSTLTLTTIGETPPPVRDFEYIFVVADFLIGVLIFATIVGNVGAMISNMNKNRADFQAKIDSIKQYMQFRKVSKELEARVIKWFDYLWTEKKTCDEKEVLKNLPDKLKAEIAIDVHLDTLKKVKIFQECEAGLLIELVQKLQAQVFSPGDYICKKGDIGREMYIIKEGKLAVVAEDGVTQWCVLSDGAYFGDISILGIKGSKAGNRRTANIRSVGYSDLFALSKDDLMEALTEYPEAKKILEEKGKATLMKDNMIDEAVANAGADPKDLEEKIQKLESNMEIMMTRFAKIMAEFTSSQDKIKQRITSMEKTVKTVKPEDISEVVADKKTQ, from the exons ATGGCAAAGATCTGCACAGAGCAGTCTTACCCAGCTACAGCGCGGCAACGACCGTCTCTCCGAACGCCAGATGACGATCTGGTCTCTCTGGAAAACGGAACATCCAG gGCCTTCTCGAAATGTGAGGACACCTCTTCAGGGATGCTGGGGGCTGTCTCAGCTTTAACCAGCCGGCACACGGAGTCCCCCAGAGATTCCTTAACTGGGTCAGGGGTCCTGGCAAG GACACATCGCCAGGTGGAGAGGCCTGACTCCTTCCTGGAGCGCCTCAGGGGCCCTGAGCTCAAAGAGGCTTCCAGCAGAGAAAGCACCGCACCGTCCCTGAGATACCCTGACAGAGTGCGCAAGAAGAA CCAAGTCAGCCAGTGGCCGCTGGCTATGTACAATATGAACAACTGCAACAATACAGATGA CAAAAAAGATGATAAGGACGAAATAAAGAAAGatgagaaaaaggaggaggacaagaaagaggaagaaaaaaaagatgaaaagaaaGATGGGGACAAGAAAGACGATGAGAAAAAGGACgagaaaaaagaagagaaaaaagaggagaagaaagaggaaaagaaagaggagaagaaggacgagaagaagaaggaggagcCACC GAAGGAGATTTGGATCATGGATCCATCCGCGgataaatattacagatggCTCACTGTCATTGCAGCACCATGTTTCTACAACCTGCTGTTGATTATCACCAG AGCATGTTTTAATGAACTCCAGGACACGTTCACGACTTTGTGGATTATCCTAGACTACTCTTCAGACATAATCTACCTCACAGACACATTTGTCAGATCTAGGACAG GTTATTTGGAACAGGGGCTACTTGTAAAAGACGCAAAGAAGCTCAGAGACAAATACAGATCAACGTCACAGTTCAAATGGGACATGATTTCAATACTACCCACAGACCTGCTGTTTCTGAAAGTGGGCTTCAACAACCCTGAGCTCCGCCTGAACCGGCTTGCAAGGATGAACCGCCTCTTTGAGTTCTTTGACCGCACAGAAACCAGGACCAGCTTCCCAAACGTTTTTCGAATCAGTAACCTTGTACTTTACATTCTGATCATTATTCACTGGAACGCTTGCATCTTCTTTGCCCTTTCTAAGGTCATCGGTTTTGGGTCAGACACATGGGTGTACCCCAACATTAGTCACCCTGAACACGGACGCCTCTCCAGGAAGTACATCTACTGCCTCTATTGGTCAACTCTGACCTTGACCACCATTGGAGAAACCCCTCCCCCTGTCAGAGACTTTGAATACATCTTTGTAGTTGCTGACTTCCTCATTGGAGTGCTGATTTTTGCCACCATCGTCGGTAATGTCGGTGCCATGATCTCCAACATGAACAAAAACCGTGCAGACTTCCAGGCCAAGATTGACTCCATCAAGCAGTACATGCAGTTCCGTAAGGTCTCCAAGGAACTAGAGGCCAGAGTGATCAAGTGGTTCGACTACCTCTGGACggaaaagaaaacatgtgaTGAGAAGGAGGTGCTAAAAAACCTTCCAGACAAGCTGAAGGCTGAGATTGCCATTGACGTCCACCTGGACACCCTGAAAAAGGTAAAGATCTTCCAGGAATGTGAGGCCGGCCTGCTTATTGAGTTGGTCCAGAAGCTGCAAGCTCAGGTGTTCTCTCCAGGCGATTACATCTGTAAGAAAGGAGACATTGGGCGAGAGATGTACATCATCAAAGAAGGGAAGCTGGCCGTAGTGGCTGAAGATGGGGTGACCCAGTGGTGTGTGCTCAGTGACGGAGCATACTTTGGAGATATTAGTATCCTTGGCATCAAGGGCTCCAAGGCCGGCAACCGGAGAACAGCCAACATCAGGAGCGTGGGCTACTCTGACCTCTTCGCCCTGTCAAAAGATGACCTGATGGAGGCCCTCACAGAGTACCCCGAAGCCAAGAAGATTCTGGAAGAGAAGGGAAAGGCCACGCTGATGAAGGACAACATGATCGACGAGGCCGTCGCTAATGCAGGCGCCGACCCCAAGGACCTGGAGGAGAAAATCCAAAAACTGGAGAGCAACATGGAGATCATGATGACCAGGTTTGCCAAGATCATGGCCGAGTTCACATCCAGCCAGGACAAAATCAAGCAGAGGATCACCAGCATGGAGAAAACGGTCAAGACTGTCAAGCCGGAGGACATATCTGAAGTAGTGGCCGATAAGAAGACCCAGTAG
- the LOC105011336 gene encoding cyclic nucleotide-gated channel cone photoreceptor subunit alpha isoform X1 — translation MAKICTEQSYPATARQRPSLRTPDDDLVSLENGTSRAFSKCEDTSSGMLGAVSALTSRHTESPRDSLTGSGVLARLSHFLFMLRTWVSHRTHRQVERPDSFLERLRGPELKEASSRESTAPSLRYPDRVRKKNQVSQWPLAMYNMNNCNNTDDKKDDKDEIKKDEKKEEDKKEEEKKDEKKDGDKKDDEKKDEKKEEKKEEKKEEKKEEKKDEKKKEEPPKEIWIMDPSADKYYRWLTVIAAPCFYNLLLIITRACFNELQDTFTTLWIILDYSSDIIYLTDTFVRSRTGYLEQGLLVKDAKKLRDKYRSTSQFKWDMISILPTDLLFLKVGFNNPELRLNRLARMNRLFEFFDRTETRTSFPNVFRISNLVLYILIIIHWNACIFFALSKVIGFGSDTWVYPNISHPEHGRLSRKYIYCLYWSTLTLTTIGETPPPVRDFEYIFVVADFLIGVLIFATIVGNVGAMISNMNKNRADFQAKIDSIKQYMQFRKVSKELEARVIKWFDYLWTEKKTCDEKEVLKNLPDKLKAEIAIDVHLDTLKKVKIFQECEAGLLIELVQKLQAQVFSPGDYICKKGDIGREMYIIKEGKLAVVAEDGVTQWCVLSDGAYFGDISILGIKGSKAGNRRTANIRSVGYSDLFALSKDDLMEALTEYPEAKKILEEKGKATLMKDNMIDEAVANAGADPKDLEEKIQKLESNMEIMMTRFAKIMAEFTSSQDKIKQRITSMEKTVKTVKPEDISEVVADKKTQ, via the exons ATGGCAAAGATCTGCACAGAGCAGTCTTACCCAGCTACAGCGCGGCAACGACCGTCTCTCCGAACGCCAGATGACGATCTGGTCTCTCTGGAAAACGGAACATCCAG gGCCTTCTCGAAATGTGAGGACACCTCTTCAGGGATGCTGGGGGCTGTCTCAGCTTTAACCAGCCGGCACACGGAGTCCCCCAGAGATTCCTTAACTGGGTCAGGGGTCCTGGCAAG GCTTTCTCACTTCCTGTTCATGCTGCGGACCTGGGTGTCTCACAGGACACATCGCCAGGTGGAGAGGCCTGACTCCTTCCTGGAGCGCCTCAGGGGCCCTGAGCTCAAAGAGGCTTCCAGCAGAGAAAGCACCGCACCGTCCCTGAGATACCCTGACAGAGTGCGCAAGAAGAA CCAAGTCAGCCAGTGGCCGCTGGCTATGTACAATATGAACAACTGCAACAATACAGATGA CAAAAAAGATGATAAGGACGAAATAAAGAAAGatgagaaaaaggaggaggacaagaaagaggaagaaaaaaaagatgaaaagaaaGATGGGGACAAGAAAGACGATGAGAAAAAGGACgagaaaaaagaagagaaaaaagaggagaagaaagaggaaaagaaagaggagaagaaggacgagaagaagaaggaggagcCACC GAAGGAGATTTGGATCATGGATCCATCCGCGgataaatattacagatggCTCACTGTCATTGCAGCACCATGTTTCTACAACCTGCTGTTGATTATCACCAG AGCATGTTTTAATGAACTCCAGGACACGTTCACGACTTTGTGGATTATCCTAGACTACTCTTCAGACATAATCTACCTCACAGACACATTTGTCAGATCTAGGACAG GTTATTTGGAACAGGGGCTACTTGTAAAAGACGCAAAGAAGCTCAGAGACAAATACAGATCAACGTCACAGTTCAAATGGGACATGATTTCAATACTACCCACAGACCTGCTGTTTCTGAAAGTGGGCTTCAACAACCCTGAGCTCCGCCTGAACCGGCTTGCAAGGATGAACCGCCTCTTTGAGTTCTTTGACCGCACAGAAACCAGGACCAGCTTCCCAAACGTTTTTCGAATCAGTAACCTTGTACTTTACATTCTGATCATTATTCACTGGAACGCTTGCATCTTCTTTGCCCTTTCTAAGGTCATCGGTTTTGGGTCAGACACATGGGTGTACCCCAACATTAGTCACCCTGAACACGGACGCCTCTCCAGGAAGTACATCTACTGCCTCTATTGGTCAACTCTGACCTTGACCACCATTGGAGAAACCCCTCCCCCTGTCAGAGACTTTGAATACATCTTTGTAGTTGCTGACTTCCTCATTGGAGTGCTGATTTTTGCCACCATCGTCGGTAATGTCGGTGCCATGATCTCCAACATGAACAAAAACCGTGCAGACTTCCAGGCCAAGATTGACTCCATCAAGCAGTACATGCAGTTCCGTAAGGTCTCCAAGGAACTAGAGGCCAGAGTGATCAAGTGGTTCGACTACCTCTGGACggaaaagaaaacatgtgaTGAGAAGGAGGTGCTAAAAAACCTTCCAGACAAGCTGAAGGCTGAGATTGCCATTGACGTCCACCTGGACACCCTGAAAAAGGTAAAGATCTTCCAGGAATGTGAGGCCGGCCTGCTTATTGAGTTGGTCCAGAAGCTGCAAGCTCAGGTGTTCTCTCCAGGCGATTACATCTGTAAGAAAGGAGACATTGGGCGAGAGATGTACATCATCAAAGAAGGGAAGCTGGCCGTAGTGGCTGAAGATGGGGTGACCCAGTGGTGTGTGCTCAGTGACGGAGCATACTTTGGAGATATTAGTATCCTTGGCATCAAGGGCTCCAAGGCCGGCAACCGGAGAACAGCCAACATCAGGAGCGTGGGCTACTCTGACCTCTTCGCCCTGTCAAAAGATGACCTGATGGAGGCCCTCACAGAGTACCCCGAAGCCAAGAAGATTCTGGAAGAGAAGGGAAAGGCCACGCTGATGAAGGACAACATGATCGACGAGGCCGTCGCTAATGCAGGCGCCGACCCCAAGGACCTGGAGGAGAAAATCCAAAAACTGGAGAGCAACATGGAGATCATGATGACCAGGTTTGCCAAGATCATGGCCGAGTTCACATCCAGCCAGGACAAAATCAAGCAGAGGATCACCAGCATGGAGAAAACGGTCAAGACTGTCAAGCCGGAGGACATATCTGAAGTAGTGGCCGATAAGAAGACCCAGTAG